Proteins encoded by one window of Deinococcus radiodurans R1 = ATCC 13939 = DSM 20539:
- a CDS encoding amino acid ABC transporter permease produces the protein MNTEQLQSILQSAWHALPTLLAATPVTLGFALAAMVLGLPLGFAVALARLSRLGWLRTLSGLFVSFIRGTPLLVQIFVIYYGLPSLGIQFSPVVGGVIALTLNAAAYLSETIRAAILSIPPGQREAATSLGLSGAQTMRLIILPQAARVALPSLSNTLIGLVKDTSLVSVITVVELLRSAQLVIARTFEPFGPYLAAALIYWLVSSLLEVVQRALERRFSRGAARN, from the coding sequence ATGAACACCGAGCAACTGCAATCCATTCTCCAGAGTGCCTGGCACGCGCTGCCCACGCTGCTGGCGGCGACGCCGGTCACGCTGGGCTTTGCGCTTGCCGCCATGGTGCTGGGGCTGCCGCTGGGCTTCGCGGTGGCGCTGGCGCGTCTTTCGCGGCTAGGGTGGCTGCGGACGCTGAGCGGGCTGTTCGTGTCGTTTATTCGCGGCACGCCGCTGCTGGTGCAGATTTTCGTCATCTACTACGGCCTGCCGAGCCTGGGGATTCAATTCAGCCCTGTCGTGGGCGGCGTGATCGCGCTGACACTCAACGCGGCGGCGTACCTCAGCGAAACGATTCGGGCGGCCATTCTCAGCATTCCGCCCGGCCAGCGCGAGGCGGCGACCAGCCTGGGGCTCAGCGGCGCGCAGACCATGCGGCTCATCATCCTGCCGCAGGCGGCGCGGGTGGCCCTGCCGAGCCTGAGCAACACCCTCATTGGGCTGGTCAAGGACACCTCGCTGGTGTCGGTCATCACGGTGGTCGAGCTCCTGCGCAGCGCCCAGCTCGTCATCGCCCGCACCTTCGAGCCGTTCGGGCCGTACCTCGCCGCCGCGCTGATCTACTGGCTGGTGTCGAGCCTGCTCGAAGTCGTGCAGCGCGCGCTCGAACGCCGCTTTTCGCGGGGCGCGGCGCGGAACTGA
- a CDS encoding EVE domain-containing protein, with the protein MPAFWLLKSEPDVFSYADLMRVGREPWNGVRNYQARNFLRQMEEGDLCLFYHSNARPPGLAGVAQVVRVAYPDDLQFDPASEYYDPRSDPENPRWSMVDVAPVLALPRLLPLDELRELPEWHDSPLTRKGTRLSVFPVTPEQWRAALAAVGVELPPLGKFPPA; encoded by the coding sequence ATGCCCGCTTTCTGGCTGCTCAAATCCGAACCCGACGTGTTTTCCTACGCCGACCTCATGCGGGTGGGCCGCGAACCCTGGAACGGCGTGCGGAACTATCAGGCCCGCAATTTCCTGCGCCAGATGGAGGAGGGCGACCTCTGCCTCTTTTACCATTCCAATGCCAGACCGCCCGGCCTCGCGGGGGTGGCGCAGGTGGTGCGGGTCGCGTACCCCGACGACCTGCAATTCGACCCGGCGAGCGAGTATTACGACCCCCGCTCGGACCCCGAGAACCCGCGCTGGAGCATGGTGGACGTGGCGCCCGTGCTGGCGCTGCCCCGGCTGCTGCCGCTCGACGAGTTGCGCGAACTGCCCGAATGGCACGACTCGCCGCTGACGCGCAAGGGCACCCGCCTGAGCGTGTTTCCGGTCACGCCCGAGCAGTGGCGAGCGGCGCTCGCGGCGGTGGGGGTAGAACTGCCCCCGCTCGGTAAATTTCCTCCTGCCTAG
- the ilvA gene encoding threonine ammonia-lyase, biosynthetic — MSDPRPAPAPAPLPGTLDGMDVLRLALTSQVYGAATETPLSPAPRLSERSGNRVLLKREDQQPIFSFKLRGAYNKMSQLSAEERARGVICASAGNHAQGVAFAGEKLGIPAVIVMPATTPDIKVQACRARGAEVILHGDSFSDAETFALALQQERGLTFVHPYDDPLVLAGQGTIALELLRQVEEDDYAVFVPVGGGGLIAGVASILKALKPGVRVIGVEPDDSDAMYQSLQAGERVRLDTVGIFVDGVAVKQVGAYTFDLTRRYVDDWVRVNTDEVCAAIKDVFDDTRAVLEPAGALSVAGLKKYAATHGLHDRTLVALTCGANINFDRLRHVAERTEIGEQREAILAVTIPERPGAFLEFIELIGSRAITEFNYRYAPREDARIFVGVQLGQPGERQELLTLLRGRGYAVLDLTEDELAKVHVRHMVGGRAPEAVNERVYAFTFPERPGALHDFLTQLQGEWNISLFHYRNHGSAHGRVLAGVQVPDAALTRFGDFLAGLGYPAHDVTSNPAYRLFLT, encoded by the coding sequence ATGTCAGACCCCCGCCCTGCCCCCGCCCCCGCTCCCTTGCCCGGTACGCTGGACGGGATGGACGTGCTGCGGCTCGCGCTGACCAGTCAGGTCTACGGCGCGGCCACCGAGACGCCGCTGAGCCCCGCCCCGCGCCTGAGCGAGCGCAGCGGCAACCGCGTGCTGCTCAAGCGCGAGGACCAGCAGCCCATTTTCTCCTTCAAATTGCGCGGCGCCTATAACAAGATGAGCCAGCTCAGCGCCGAGGAACGCGCCCGGGGCGTGATTTGCGCTTCGGCAGGCAACCACGCACAGGGAGTGGCGTTTGCCGGGGAGAAGCTCGGGATTCCCGCCGTCATCGTGATGCCCGCGACCACGCCCGACATCAAGGTGCAGGCGTGCCGGGCACGGGGGGCCGAGGTGATCTTGCACGGCGACTCGTTCAGCGACGCCGAAACCTTCGCACTGGCGCTGCAACAGGAGCGCGGCCTGACCTTCGTGCATCCCTACGACGACCCGCTGGTGCTGGCGGGGCAGGGCACCATCGCGCTCGAACTGCTGCGGCAGGTGGAAGAGGACGACTACGCGGTGTTCGTGCCGGTGGGCGGCGGCGGCCTGATCGCGGGGGTGGCGAGCATTCTGAAAGCCCTCAAGCCCGGCGTGCGGGTCATCGGCGTGGAGCCCGACGACAGCGACGCGATGTACCAGAGCCTGCAAGCGGGCGAACGGGTGCGGCTCGACACCGTGGGCATTTTCGTGGACGGGGTGGCGGTCAAGCAGGTGGGGGCCTACACCTTCGACCTGACCCGGCGTTACGTGGACGACTGGGTGCGGGTGAACACCGACGAGGTGTGCGCCGCCATCAAGGACGTGTTCGACGACACCCGCGCCGTGCTGGAACCCGCTGGGGCGCTGAGCGTGGCCGGGCTGAAGAAATACGCGGCGACCCACGGCCTGCATGACCGGACGCTGGTGGCGCTCACCTGCGGGGCGAACATCAACTTCGACCGCCTGCGCCACGTGGCCGAGCGCACCGAGATAGGCGAGCAGCGTGAGGCGATTCTGGCCGTCACGATTCCCGAGCGGCCCGGCGCCTTTCTGGAATTTATCGAGCTGATCGGCTCGCGGGCCATCACCGAATTCAACTACCGCTACGCTCCGCGCGAAGACGCCCGGATTTTTGTCGGCGTGCAGCTCGGGCAGCCGGGCGAGCGCCAGGAACTGCTGACGCTGCTGCGTGGGCGCGGCTACGCGGTGCTTGACCTCACCGAAGACGAACTCGCCAAGGTCCACGTCCGCCACATGGTCGGTGGCCGCGCCCCCGAGGCGGTGAACGAGCGGGTCTACGCCTTCACCTTCCCCGAGCGGCCCGGCGCCCTGCACGACTTTTTGACGCAGCTCCAGGGCGAGTGGAACATCAGCCTCTTTCACTACCGCAACCACGGCTCGGCGCACGGGCGGGTGCTGGCGGGCGTGCAGGTGCCTGACGCGGCGCTCACCCGCTTCGGTGACTTTCTCGCTGGCCTCGGCTACCCGGCGCACGACGTGACGAGCAATCCGGCGTACCGGCTGTTCCTGACCTGA
- a CDS encoding transporter substrate-binding domain-containing protein gives MKKSLLSLKLSGLLVPSVLALSLSACSSPSSTLNQGTLKIAMEGTYPPFTSKNEQGELVGFDVDIAKAVAQKLNLKPEFVLTEWSGILAGLQANKYDVIVNQVGITPERQNSIGFSQPYAYSRPEIIVAKNNTFNPQSLADLKGKRVGSTLGSNYEKQLIDTGDIKIVTYPGAPEILADLVAGRIDAAYNDRLVVNYIINDQKLPVRGAGQIGDAAPVGIALKKGNSALKDQIDKALTEMRSDGTFEKISQKWFGQDVGQP, from the coding sequence ATGAAAAAGTCATTGCTGAGTTTGAAGCTTTCGGGTCTGCTGGTTCCGAGTGTGCTGGCCCTCTCGCTGAGCGCGTGCAGTTCGCCGTCGAGCACCCTGAACCAGGGCACCCTCAAGATCGCCATGGAGGGCACCTACCCGCCCTTTACCTCCAAAAACGAGCAGGGCGAACTCGTCGGCTTCGACGTGGACATCGCCAAGGCGGTGGCGCAGAAACTCAATCTCAAGCCCGAGTTTGTGCTCACCGAGTGGAGCGGCATTCTGGCGGGGCTCCAGGCAAACAAGTACGACGTCATCGTCAACCAGGTGGGCATCACGCCCGAGCGGCAAAACTCCATCGGTTTCAGCCAGCCCTACGCTTACAGCCGCCCGGAAATCATCGTGGCGAAGAACAACACCTTCAACCCGCAGTCGCTCGCCGACCTCAAGGGCAAACGGGTGGGCAGCACGCTCGGCAGCAACTACGAAAAGCAGCTCATCGACACGGGCGACATCAAGATCGTGACCTACCCCGGCGCCCCTGAGATTCTGGCCGACTTGGTGGCGGGCCGCATCGACGCGGCGTACAACGACCGCCTGGTGGTCAACTACATCATCAACGACCAGAAGCTGCCGGTGCGCGGCGCCGGGCAGATCGGCGACGCGGCCCCGGTGGGCATCGCGCTGAAAAAGGGCAATTCGGCGCTCAAGGACCAGATCGACAAGGCCCTGACCGAGATGCGCAGCGACGGCACCTTCGAGAAGATCAGCCAGAAGTGGTTCGGTCAGGACGTGGGCCAGCCCTGA
- a CDS encoding phosphoribosyltransferase family protein, translating into MDNLTITVGDVTRTLPTVRVGNLGRVPLVEFIGDSELTKAAAQAMLPLIPDGTELLLSVVTNALPLVHELSDRSGLPYVVARKKRRTYMQDPLIQQVPSMTLGVGETLWLDGPHAERLRGKQVAVVQDVVASGGTAQALSRLVDRAGGQVSGYLAAFKQGETELPLHYLQDLPRRL; encoded by the coding sequence ATGGACAACTTGACCATCACCGTCGGTGACGTGACGCGGACCCTGCCCACGGTCCGGGTGGGCAACCTCGGGCGGGTGCCGCTGGTGGAATTCATCGGCGACAGCGAGCTGACCAAAGCAGCGGCACAGGCCATGCTGCCGCTGATTCCGGACGGCACCGAACTGCTGCTCTCGGTGGTGACCAACGCGCTGCCGCTGGTGCACGAGCTCAGTGACCGCAGCGGGCTGCCCTACGTGGTGGCCCGCAAAAAACGGCGCACCTACATGCAAGACCCGCTCATTCAACAAGTTCCGAGCATGACCCTCGGCGTGGGCGAGACGCTTTGGCTCGACGGCCCGCACGCCGAGCGGCTGCGGGGCAAGCAGGTCGCCGTGGTGCAGGACGTGGTGGCCTCGGGCGGCACCGCACAGGCCCTCTCAAGGCTGGTGGATCGCGCGGGCGGGCAGGTCAGCGGCTACCTGGCGGCCTTCAAGCAGGGCGAGACCGAGTTGCCGCTGCACTACCTGCAAGACCTTCCCCGGCGCCTGTAA
- a CDS encoding rhodanese-like domain-containing protein: MSELPAHVIDLRPVGERDAAPLTGARVTALTLAQIEDGQHGLTPAAGPLLVVCSRGTQADLAARYLRSDGLDAQAWRGTVAELRAHTESGAQE; the protein is encoded by the coding sequence ATGTCTGAGCTGCCTGCCCACGTCATTGACCTGCGCCCCGTGGGAGAACGGGACGCCGCGCCGCTGACGGGCGCCCGCGTAACGGCGCTGACGCTCGCGCAGATCGAGGACGGGCAGCATGGCCTGACCCCGGCTGCTGGGCCATTGCTGGTCGTATGCAGCCGGGGCACCCAGGCCGACCTCGCCGCCCGCTACCTGCGCAGCGATGGGCTGGACGCGCAGGCCTGGCGCGGTACGGTGGCGGAGTTGCGAGCGCACACCGAGTCAGGCGCCCAGGAAT